A region of Dermabacter vaginalis DNA encodes the following proteins:
- a CDS encoding Dyp-type peroxidase: protein MRPDGDRRAFLAAGLVGAAGLGLGAAGASAYHAAGGENAERTTPLPTEEELDKRRIVGEARESFYGPHQAGIAEPPLAHGVFIALGLRPKTERGGLERMLRLLSDDAARLTQGRAPLADTEPELADAPARLRVMFALGEKAVALAGVEPPSWLRPLPAFEIDRLEERWSGGDVLIALQSDDPIALAHAQRMLLKDSRAFCTLTWVQKGFRNARFAAPTGSQRNLFGQIDGTVNPEGSGLDTHVWITDGPFAGGCSMVVRRIAMDVDEWDRVDRVGREFSVGRRMSDGAPLAGGPGENGEADFAAKDKHGFHVIGEYSHMRRARLADDGTRHEHEQILRRPFNYDDAPTGSEISNTGLIFVSYQRDVDEQFVPMQQRLSDGDLLNTWTTPIGSAVFVVLPGCREGGFVGQSLFQR from the coding sequence GTGAGACCCGATGGTGACAGGCGAGCTTTTCTCGCCGCAGGCCTCGTTGGAGCTGCGGGACTCGGTCTTGGAGCGGCGGGCGCGAGCGCATACCACGCTGCAGGGGGCGAGAATGCCGAGCGCACGACACCACTCCCTACCGAGGAGGAGCTCGACAAGCGCCGCATCGTGGGCGAGGCGCGCGAGAGCTTTTATGGCCCGCACCAGGCGGGCATCGCCGAGCCACCACTCGCGCACGGGGTCTTCATCGCCCTTGGCCTCCGCCCGAAAACGGAGAGAGGCGGCCTCGAACGAATGCTGAGGCTCCTCAGCGACGATGCTGCGAGGCTGACGCAGGGGCGTGCCCCGCTCGCCGACACGGAGCCTGAACTCGCCGATGCGCCCGCACGGCTTCGGGTGATGTTTGCCCTCGGCGAGAAGGCGGTCGCGCTCGCTGGTGTTGAGCCGCCCTCGTGGCTGAGGCCGCTGCCAGCGTTTGAGATCGACAGGCTCGAGGAGCGTTGGTCGGGCGGAGACGTGCTGATCGCCCTGCAATCGGACGACCCGATCGCGCTCGCCCACGCTCAACGGATGCTGCTCAAGGATTCGCGCGCGTTCTGCACGCTCACCTGGGTGCAAAAGGGTTTCAGGAACGCGCGCTTTGCTGCCCCCACGGGGTCTCAAAGGAATCTGTTTGGGCAGATTGACGGGACGGTGAACCCGGAGGGCAGCGGTCTCGACACGCACGTATGGATCACCGATGGTCCGTTCGCCGGTGGCTGTTCGATGGTGGTGCGCAGGATCGCGATGGACGTTGACGAGTGGGACCGTGTGGACCGCGTGGGTCGCGAGTTTTCCGTGGGGCGACGGATGTCCGACGGCGCCCCGCTCGCCGGTGGGCCAGGCGAGAACGGCGAGGCCGATTTTGCCGCAAAGGACAAGCACGGATTTCACGTGATCGGCGAATACTCCCATATGCGGCGCGCGAGGTTGGCGGACGACGGTACGCGCCACGAGCATGAGCAGATTCTCCGACGGCCCTTCAACTACGACGATGCCCCCACCGGGAGCGAGATCTCGAACACCGGGCTTATTTTCGTGAGCTATCAGCGCGACGTCGACGAACAGTTCGTCCCCATGCAACAGCGGCTTTCCGACGGCGACTTACTCAATACATGGACGACGCCGATTGGCTCGGCTGTGTTTGTGGTCCTTCCCGGGTGCCGCGAGGGCGGTTTTGTCGGGCAGAGTCTCTTTCAGCGTTGA
- a CDS encoding thymidine phosphorylase, protein MAEAFDAVDVIHAKRDKRELTPEQIAWTIDAYTRGVIAEEQMSALAMAIYLNGMNREEIALWTKAMIASGERMSFDALSKTTTDKHSTGGVGDKITLPLAPLVASFGVAVPQLSGRGLGHTGGTLDKLESIPGWRANLTNDEMMRQLETVGAVVCAAGSGLAPADKKLYALRDVTGTVNCIPLIASSIMSKKIAEGTASLVLDVKTGAGAFMEDEQMARELARTMVDLGTDAGVNTVALLTDMSVPLGRAVGNAIEVEESVEVLAGGGPADVVELTVALATEMLAAAGLKDVDVDAALKDGRAMDTWKAMIRAQGGDPEAALPVAKHSHEIIADSDGCVTGLDAMKVGVAGWRLGAGRSRPGEAVQFGAGVRLHKTVGDRVTKGEVLATLLTDTEDRFARSLEAIDGAWKLENVDEFERGSLVLDRLA, encoded by the coding sequence ATGGCCGAAGCATTCGATGCCGTTGACGTGATTCACGCCAAGCGAGACAAGCGCGAGCTCACTCCCGAGCAAATCGCGTGGACGATCGACGCCTACACGCGTGGCGTGATCGCCGAAGAACAGATGAGCGCGCTCGCGATGGCAATCTACCTTAATGGCATGAACCGCGAGGAGATCGCCCTGTGGACTAAGGCGATGATCGCCTCGGGCGAGCGCATGAGCTTTGATGCGCTCTCGAAGACGACGACCGATAAGCACTCGACTGGCGGCGTGGGCGATAAGATTACCCTCCCGCTCGCTCCACTCGTCGCGTCCTTTGGCGTGGCGGTCCCGCAGCTGAGCGGCCGCGGTCTCGGCCACACGGGAGGTACGCTCGACAAACTCGAGTCGATCCCCGGTTGGCGCGCAAATCTCACGAACGATGAAATGATGCGCCAGCTCGAGACCGTTGGTGCGGTCGTGTGCGCGGCGGGCAGTGGACTCGCTCCGGCCGATAAGAAGCTTTATGCGCTGCGCGATGTCACCGGAACCGTCAACTGCATTCCGCTCATTGCGAGCTCGATCATGAGCAAGAAAATTGCCGAGGGCACAGCCTCACTCGTGCTCGATGTCAAGACCGGTGCGGGCGCGTTCATGGAAGATGAGCAGATGGCACGCGAACTTGCGCGCACGATGGTCGACCTCGGCACCGATGCGGGTGTCAACACTGTCGCGCTTCTCACCGATATGTCGGTGCCGCTCGGGCGCGCCGTTGGCAACGCGATCGAAGTGGAGGAGAGCGTCGAGGTGCTCGCCGGCGGTGGCCCCGCCGACGTCGTCGAACTCACCGTTGCCCTCGCAACCGAGATGCTCGCGGCAGCAGGCCTCAAGGACGTTGATGTCGACGCCGCGCTCAAGGATGGCCGTGCGATGGACACGTGGAAAGCGATGATCCGCGCGCAGGGCGGTGATCCGGAGGCCGCACTTCCGGTGGCGAAGCACAGCCACGAGATCATTGCGGATTCCGACGGTTGCGTCACGGGCCTCGACGCCATGAAGGTCGGTGTTGCCGGTTGGCGCCTCGGCGCTGGGCGCTCGCGTCCGGGTGAAGCTGTGCAGTTCGGTGCCGGCGTGCGCCTCCACAAGACGGTTGGTGATCGGGTGACAAAGGGGGAGGTTCTCGCGACGCTTCTCACCGACACCGAAGATCGCTTTGCGCGGTCCCTGGAGGCTATCGATGGGGCGTGGAAGCTCGAGAACGTCGACGAGTTTGAGCGCGGCTCACTCGTGCTCGACCGCCTCGCCTAA
- a CDS encoding ABC transporter permease, protein MSAHDPRALPTDDVVVLDTVKGRLPNWWHMPLALSIFALIALAGFWLGAVPGHDSTFTIARESMFTDMGVPQKISMPAQATSLVLGLLLVALAALVWIVQAKNFTWPRGTKGLVQVVFGVLWAFDFLVWAVAGQALDLGYLLQATLALAVPLVFGALSGVLSERAGVVNIAIEGQLLLGAFGAALVGSMTGSPWIGMIAAPVVALLIGALLALFAVGYHVQQIIVGVVLNVLAIGLTGFLFGTLMKQDPEHFNTPMRLPNLRVPVLSDIPVIGPALFDQNILVYLMWVIVAVLTTALFWTRWGLRVRAVGEHPLAADTVGINVAKTRWSNVLLGSAVAGLGGATLTIGTNVAFAKEMSAGKGYIALAAMILGRYHPVGAMCAALFFAFATALQQNLGILSSSLPPDLHKATVPSEFLAMLPYVVTLFAVAGFVGRVRVPAADGEPYIKQ, encoded by the coding sequence ATGAGCGCTCACGATCCTCGCGCGCTTCCCACCGATGACGTTGTCGTTCTCGATACGGTCAAGGGGCGCCTCCCGAATTGGTGGCACATGCCCTTAGCCCTGAGCATCTTTGCTCTCATCGCCCTTGCAGGCTTTTGGCTTGGTGCGGTTCCAGGCCACGATTCGACCTTCACGATTGCCCGCGAATCGATGTTTACCGACATGGGGGTGCCCCAGAAAATTTCGATGCCCGCGCAAGCAACCTCGCTTGTGCTCGGCCTTCTTCTCGTGGCGCTCGCGGCCCTCGTGTGGATAGTGCAGGCGAAAAACTTCACGTGGCCACGCGGCACCAAGGGCCTCGTGCAGGTCGTGTTTGGCGTGCTGTGGGCCTTTGACTTCCTCGTGTGGGCGGTCGCGGGTCAGGCACTTGACCTCGGCTACCTCCTCCAGGCGACTCTTGCCCTCGCGGTTCCGCTCGTGTTCGGCGCGCTCTCGGGCGTGCTGTCGGAGCGCGCGGGCGTCGTCAACATCGCGATCGAGGGCCAGCTGCTCCTCGGCGCTTTCGGCGCCGCGCTTGTAGGCTCGATGACGGGCAGCCCCTGGATCGGCATGATCGCCGCCCCGGTGGTAGCTCTTCTCATCGGCGCCCTACTCGCGCTCTTTGCCGTGGGTTACCACGTCCAGCAGATCATTGTGGGTGTGGTGCTGAACGTTCTCGCGATTGGGCTGACGGGCTTCCTCTTTGGCACTCTCATGAAGCAGGATCCGGAACACTTCAACACCCCCATGCGGCTCCCTAATCTTCGCGTACCGGTGCTCTCCGACATCCCGGTGATCGGTCCGGCGCTCTTCGACCAGAACATCCTCGTGTATCTCATGTGGGTGATCGTTGCCGTTCTCACAACCGCGCTCTTTTGGACCCGCTGGGGCCTTCGTGTGCGCGCCGTGGGTGAGCATCCGCTCGCCGCCGACACCGTGGGCATCAACGTTGCGAAGACCCGCTGGAGCAACGTCCTCTTGGGATCCGCGGTCGCCGGCCTCGGCGGTGCGACTCTCACGATTGGCACGAACGTGGCCTTCGCGAAGGAAATGAGCGCTGGCAAGGGCTATATTGCGCTTGCCGCGATGATCCTTGGCCGCTACCACCCCGTGGGGGCGATGTGTGCGGCGCTCTTCTTCGCGTTCGCGACCGCGCTCCAGCAGAACCTCGGCATCCTCTCGAGTTCTCTTCCGCCGGACCTTCACAAGGCCACCGTGCCCTCGGAGTTCCTCGCGATGCTGCCGTACGTTGTGACCCTATTCGCCGTTGCGGGCTTCGTGGGACGCGTGCGCGTTCCCGCCGCCGACGGCGAGCCATACATCAAGCAGTAA
- a CDS encoding exodeoxyribonuclease III has translation MTFTVATVNVNGMRAAARKGMGEWLASCGADVVTFQEVRAPEDLVEGLVGQGWRSAAHASMLKGRAGVAIAVREGLEGANMGEVRRLLPGLDADAHTGRWLELDVEDPLGDGTDLTVISMYMHSGNVDKPQTMADKYEMLEGAWLRLEELRASGRHVLLTGDLNIAHTNLDIKNWKGNLKSAGFLPEERAYIDRLLEAGEWVDVHRALAGDVPGPYTWWSQRGKAFDNDSGWRIDYHLASKGLAARAASSRVDRAASYDTRWSDHAPLVVTYE, from the coding sequence GTGACTTTCACGGTGGCGACGGTTAACGTCAACGGTATGCGGGCGGCGGCTCGCAAAGGTATGGGGGAGTGGCTTGCCTCGTGCGGCGCAGACGTCGTCACCTTCCAGGAGGTGCGTGCACCCGAGGACCTCGTCGAGGGGCTCGTGGGACAGGGGTGGCGGTCGGCTGCCCACGCCTCGATGCTCAAGGGCCGCGCGGGGGTTGCGATCGCGGTGCGCGAGGGGCTCGAAGGGGCGAACATGGGGGAGGTCCGACGCCTGCTTCCCGGCCTTGATGCGGATGCGCACACCGGGCGCTGGCTCGAACTCGACGTCGAGGACCCACTTGGCGATGGCACGGACCTGACCGTGATCTCCATGTACATGCACTCGGGAAATGTCGACAAGCCTCAAACGATGGCCGATAAGTACGAGATGCTCGAGGGTGCCTGGTTGCGCCTCGAGGAACTGCGTGCGAGTGGGCGCCACGTGCTTCTCACGGGGGACCTCAATATCGCGCACACGAACCTCGACATTAAAAACTGGAAGGGCAACCTCAAGAGCGCAGGTTTCCTTCCTGAAGAGCGCGCCTACATCGATCGCCTGCTCGAGGCGGGGGAATGGGTTGATGTGCACCGCGCGCTCGCTGGCGATGTGCCCGGGCCGTACACGTGGTGGTCGCAGCGCGGGAAAGCCTTCGATAACGATTCGGGCTGGAGGATCGACTACCACCTGGCCTCGAAGGGGCTCGCCGCGCGGGCTGCGTCCTCACGCGTCGACAGGGCTGCGAGCTACGACACGCGCTGGAGTGATCACGCCCCGCTCGTCGTGACTTACGAGTAA
- a CDS encoding mannose-1-phosphate guanylyltransferase: protein MTTSSPFIPVIPAGGSGTRLWPLSRQSHPKFLLDLEGNGASLLVNTLERLAPLSSARPIIVTGRAHREAVAAQVGDGAQILSEPSGKNSMPAIAWAAALAEREHPGAIIGSFAADHVIAPKEDFWKGVYSAIAAAELGYLATIGIEPTSASSAFGYIETCPSDAADEDAIALRSAGALNVARFVEKPDAATATEFVRSGRFMWNAGMFVVKARVLLEALDDLHPEISDAARALALEETGGELSGEGEAIWASLEPIAIDHALAEPLASRGAVAVVPASFAWDDIGDFRALARVVRGEKETDGELGVAGTAKVVSVDSRARVYSNSERPIALVGLDGISVVEAGDVLLVVDEAKAQDVGALVKRLEAEGLEGLL, encoded by the coding sequence ATGACCACCTCCTCCCCGTTTATTCCCGTCATTCCGGCTGGAGGCTCAGGCACGAGGCTCTGGCCGCTTTCGCGTCAGAGCCACCCGAAGTTTCTCCTCGACCTTGAGGGCAACGGTGCGAGTCTCCTTGTCAATACTCTCGAGCGTCTCGCGCCCCTGTCCTCGGCGCGACCCATTATCGTGACGGGGCGTGCGCACCGTGAGGCAGTTGCCGCCCAGGTTGGCGACGGTGCCCAGATCCTTTCCGAGCCGAGTGGAAAAAACTCGATGCCAGCGATCGCGTGGGCTGCCGCGCTTGCCGAACGCGAGCACCCTGGTGCCATCATTGGCTCCTTCGCAGCCGACCACGTGATCGCACCGAAGGAAGACTTCTGGAAGGGCGTCTACAGCGCGATCGCCGCTGCGGAGCTCGGCTACCTCGCGACCATCGGGATTGAACCCACGTCGGCGTCGAGTGCTTTCGGGTACATCGAGACCTGCCCGTCAGATGCGGCCGATGAGGACGCGATTGCCCTGCGCTCCGCGGGAGCTTTAAACGTTGCCCGTTTCGTCGAAAAACCGGATGCCGCGACCGCTACCGAGTTCGTGCGAAGCGGACGTTTCATGTGGAATGCGGGGATGTTTGTCGTGAAGGCGCGCGTGCTGCTGGAAGCCCTCGACGATCTCCATCCCGAGATTAGCGACGCCGCACGAGCTCTCGCGCTCGAGGAGACCGGGGGAGAGCTTTCGGGGGAGGGCGAAGCGATCTGGGCGAGCCTCGAGCCGATCGCGATTGATCATGCGCTCGCGGAGCCGCTCGCCTCGCGCGGGGCGGTCGCCGTCGTGCCCGCGAGCTTCGCATGGGACGACATCGGAGACTTTCGGGCGCTCGCGCGAGTTGTGCGCGGCGAAAAGGAAACAGACGGCGAATTGGGGGTCGCGGGGACCGCCAAGGTCGTGAGTGTCGATTCTCGGGCGCGCGTGTATTCGAACTCCGAGCGGCCGATCGCCCTGGTGGGTCTCGATGGCATTAGCGTCGTCGAAGCAGGGGACGTTTTGCTAGTCGTGGACGAGGCGAAAGCGCAAGACGTCGGGGCACTCGTGAAGCGGCTAGAAGCGGAAGGTCTGGAGGGGCTTTTATAG
- a CDS encoding ABC transporter permease has product MSEKNTTSSRTLAQRIGRSEISVVIGAFIIAAIIGSVLILIANEDVRESFGYVFARPSDFFEASWAAIAGAYEAMFRGAIFDYNARTTALMWRPLFETLTVATPLIIAAYGMAVGFRAGMFNIGGTGQLLMGAAMSGYVGFTWTFLPPVVHLIVALIVGALAGAAWGGIAGFLKARFEANEVISTIMLNWIAVSLLGFLLTTEAFTAANSSQPVSPDVAVNAQLPTLLTGYRLHAGIVIMLLAGVFMWWLLTRSSLGFKFRTVGENPRAAQVAGIKVGTTSFLVMVVAGALVGLAGSVHLLGTEHRLTSGIAGSIGFDAITVALLGRSGPVGILLAGLLFAALGVGGRFMESSQGVPIDLVSIVQALVVLFIAAPPLVRTLTGLSFLARDKKDDDTPSVSAAPATEESDASTATVGTSETPAVAGSHRADAPADGTTDASKEA; this is encoded by the coding sequence GTGAGCGAGAAAAACACCACGTCGAGTCGCACCCTCGCCCAGCGGATTGGCCGCAGCGAAATCTCGGTCGTCATCGGTGCATTCATCATTGCCGCGATCATCGGTAGCGTTCTCATCTTGATCGCCAATGAAGATGTACGTGAGTCCTTCGGCTATGTCTTCGCGCGCCCGAGCGATTTCTTTGAGGCATCGTGGGCAGCGATCGCCGGGGCGTACGAGGCGATGTTCCGCGGCGCAATCTTCGACTACAACGCGCGAACGACCGCTCTCATGTGGCGCCCCCTCTTTGAAACCCTGACGGTCGCCACACCCCTCATTATCGCCGCCTACGGCATGGCTGTTGGTTTCAGGGCCGGCATGTTCAACATTGGTGGCACGGGTCAGCTGCTCATGGGAGCGGCGATGTCTGGCTACGTTGGCTTTACGTGGACCTTCCTTCCGCCCGTCGTCCACCTCATCGTCGCGCTCATCGTGGGCGCGCTCGCGGGCGCAGCCTGGGGCGGAATCGCGGGCTTCCTCAAGGCGCGCTTCGAGGCGAACGAAGTGATCTCGACCATCATGCTCAACTGGATCGCGGTTTCTCTTCTCGGTTTTTTGCTGACGACCGAGGCCTTCACTGCCGCTAACAGTTCGCAGCCCGTTTCGCCCGACGTTGCCGTCAATGCTCAGCTGCCCACGCTTCTGACCGGCTATCGTTTGCACGCGGGCATCGTCATCATGCTCCTCGCGGGCGTGTTCATGTGGTGGCTGCTCACGCGCAGCTCGCTCGGCTTCAAGTTCCGGACCGTCGGTGAAAACCCCCGCGCCGCGCAGGTCGCGGGCATCAAGGTCGGCACGACGAGCTTCCTCGTCATGGTGGTCGCAGGCGCTCTCGTGGGTCTCGCCGGCTCCGTGCATCTGCTCGGGACCGAACACCGCCTCACGAGCGGCATCGCGGGCAGCATCGGTTTTGATGCGATCACGGTGGCGCTTCTTGGCCGCTCCGGCCCCGTTGGCATCCTCCTCGCGGGCCTCCTCTTCGCCGCCCTTGGCGTTGGTGGCCGCTTTATGGAGTCGAGCCAGGGCGTCCCGATCGATCTCGTGAGCATCGTCCAGGCACTCGTGGTGCTTTTCATTGCCGCGCCGCCGCTCGTGAGAACCCTCACCGGTCTCTCGTTCCTCGCGCGAGACAAAAAGGACGACGACACACCGTCGGTTAGTGCCGCCCCCGCGACGGAGGAATCCGACGCCTCCACGGCAACCGTCGGAACTTCAGAAACCCCCGCCGTAGCCGGCAGTCACCGAGCGGACGCACCCGCCGACGGCACCACTGACGCTTCGAAGGAGGCATGA
- a CDS encoding cytidine deaminase, with translation MVDFEPLLQAAREVAARAYVPYSRYPVGAAGLVDDGRLVRGCNVENAGYGVTLCAECGMISELVATGGGKIRAFVCVNRLGEVIMPCGRCRQLLAEHAAGDFTILTPKGEASLEEMLPQSFGPADLDAAAPSA, from the coding sequence ATGGTGGATTTTGAACCTCTACTCCAGGCTGCGCGCGAGGTTGCGGCGCGCGCCTACGTGCCGTATTCCCGTTACCCCGTGGGAGCCGCGGGCCTCGTGGATGATGGTCGCCTCGTGCGCGGATGCAACGTTGAGAACGCCGGCTACGGCGTGACGCTGTGCGCCGAGTGCGGCATGATCTCCGAGCTTGTGGCGACCGGCGGTGGCAAGATCCGCGCGTTCGTGTGTGTGAATCGCCTCGGTGAGGTCATCATGCCGTGTGGGCGCTGCCGGCAGCTCCTCGCCGAGCACGCCGCCGGCGACTTCACGATCCTCACGCCGAAGGGCGAAGCAAGCCTCGAGGAGATGCTCCCGCAGTCCTTTGGGCCTGCCGACCTCGACGCTGCTGCTCCGAGCGCGTAG
- a CDS encoding BMP family lipoprotein, producing the protein MKSLSRAAALLGAGALVLSACGTPPEESGADSGSGKGSDFKACMVSDSGGFDDKSFNESGFNGLTTLKEDKGYKVQTAESSSEADFAPNLQNMVQGDCNMIYAVGYLFSKTIKAEAEANPDTHYAIIDATAQDADGNPVEVENVKPLTFDTAQAAYLAGYVAAGTTKTGTVATYGGGKIPTVTIFMDGFADGVAKYNEAHGTNVKVLGWNKDSQDGSFTGDFEDQTKGKALTEGFISQGADIIMPVAGPVGAGTLAAAKEKDGVMVVWVDSDGVETNPDAKDVILTSVVKEIAAAVETTGTEAAEGKFTNEPYVGTLENGGVGLASYHEFDSKIPAELKKEVEDLQKQIVSGEIEVTSPASPQH; encoded by the coding sequence GTGAAGTCCCTTTCCCGCGCGGCCGCACTGCTCGGTGCCGGCGCCCTCGTTCTCTCCGCCTGTGGCACTCCTCCCGAAGAATCCGGGGCCGATTCCGGTTCCGGCAAGGGCAGCGACTTCAAGGCATGCATGGTGTCCGATTCGGGCGGCTTCGACGACAAGTCGTTCAACGAATCTGGCTTCAACGGCCTCACGACCCTCAAAGAGGACAAGGGCTATAAGGTCCAGACCGCCGAGTCGTCGAGTGAGGCGGACTTCGCCCCCAACCTGCAGAACATGGTGCAGGGCGACTGCAACATGATTTACGCTGTCGGCTACCTCTTCTCGAAGACCATCAAGGCCGAGGCCGAGGCGAACCCCGATACCCATTACGCCATCATCGACGCGACGGCGCAGGATGCGGATGGCAATCCCGTCGAGGTCGAGAACGTCAAGCCCCTCACGTTCGACACCGCCCAGGCCGCTTACCTTGCGGGTTACGTGGCAGCGGGTACCACCAAGACCGGTACGGTTGCCACCTACGGTGGCGGGAAGATTCCCACGGTGACGATCTTCATGGACGGTTTTGCCGATGGCGTCGCAAAGTACAACGAAGCCCACGGCACGAACGTTAAGGTCCTCGGTTGGAACAAGGACAGCCAGGACGGCTCCTTCACCGGCGACTTTGAGGACCAGACCAAGGGCAAGGCCCTCACCGAAGGTTTCATCTCTCAGGGTGCCGACATCATCATGCCGGTGGCGGGCCCCGTCGGTGCAGGCACCCTCGCGGCCGCGAAGGAAAAGGACGGCGTCATGGTCGTGTGGGTCGACTCCGACGGCGTTGAGACCAACCCCGACGCAAAGGACGTCATCCTCACCTCGGTGGTGAAGGAGATTGCAGCCGCAGTCGAGACGACCGGCACGGAGGCTGCTGAAGGTAAGTTCACGAACGAGCCGTACGTGGGCACCCTCGAAAACGGTGGCGTCGGTCTTGCTTCCTACCACGAGTTCGATAGCAAGATCCCCGCAGAACTGAAGAAGGAAGTCGAAGACCTCCAGAAGCAGATCGTCAGTGGCGAGATCGAAGTGACCTCGCCCGCTTCGCCTCAGCACTGA
- a CDS encoding ABC transporter ATP-binding protein, translating to MKLELRGITKVFGSLVANDHIDLVINEGEIHSLLGENGAGKSTLMNVLYGLYQPDGGQILIDDQPVHFAGPGEAMAAGIGMVHQHFMLIPVFTVAENVALGHEPTKGAFLDLDQARAKVREISKRFGFDIDPDAKLEDLPVGAQQRVEIIKALSRRAEVLVLDEPTAVLTPQETDELMQIMRQLKDEGTSIVFITHKLREVKAVADRITVIRRGKVVGSADPSAPQTDLANMMVGRTVALDFEKTAPKGGKAALKVEGLTVTDNNGLKLLNSVSFDVHEGEILGVAGVQGNGQTELTEALLGLQQHVSGHAYLNGTDLVGLSTKRILDEGVGFVPEDRTEDALMKSFSVAENLVLDQHDRRPFGSVISLHPGTIRTHAESQVKEFDIRTAGIDLPVGSLSGGNQQKVVMSRALSRDLSLFIASQPTRGVDVGSIEFLHKRIVLERDKGTPVIIVSTELDEVCQLADRIAVMYRGEILGIVPGDESREVLGLMMAGYSAEAAREAVANGTGTLSESALTEEGELS from the coding sequence GTGAAACTCGAACTGCGAGGCATCACGAAGGTGTTCGGCTCGCTCGTGGCGAACGACCATATCGATCTGGTCATCAACGAGGGCGAAATTCATTCGCTTCTCGGTGAAAACGGCGCGGGCAAGTCCACCCTCATGAACGTCCTGTACGGGCTCTACCAGCCCGACGGCGGCCAGATTCTTATCGATGATCAGCCCGTGCATTTCGCGGGTCCCGGCGAGGCCATGGCGGCCGGGATCGGCATGGTGCACCAGCACTTCATGCTTATCCCCGTTTTCACCGTCGCGGAAAACGTTGCCCTCGGTCATGAGCCCACGAAGGGGGCCTTCCTCGACCTTGACCAAGCACGCGCGAAGGTGCGCGAGATTTCGAAGCGGTTCGGCTTCGATATCGACCCGGATGCCAAGCTCGAAGACCTGCCCGTCGGTGCCCAGCAGCGCGTTGAGATTATCAAGGCGCTTTCGCGCCGCGCCGAGGTTCTTGTTCTCGACGAGCCCACCGCGGTTCTCACGCCCCAAGAGACCGATGAGCTCATGCAGATCATGAGGCAGCTCAAGGATGAGGGCACCTCGATCGTGTTCATCACTCACAAGCTCCGGGAAGTGAAGGCCGTGGCGGATCGCATCACCGTCATTCGTCGCGGAAAAGTCGTGGGATCTGCCGATCCGAGCGCTCCTCAGACGGATCTCGCGAACATGATGGTGGGCCGCACCGTTGCTCTCGATTTCGAGAAAACTGCGCCGAAGGGTGGGAAAGCCGCCCTCAAGGTTGAGGGCCTCACTGTCACTGACAACAATGGCCTCAAGCTCCTGAACTCCGTGAGTTTCGACGTTCACGAAGGAGAGATCCTCGGCGTCGCGGGGGTCCAGGGGAACGGTCAAACTGAGCTCACCGAAGCCCTTCTCGGCCTTCAGCAGCACGTGAGCGGGCACGCCTATTTGAATGGCACCGACCTCGTGGGCCTCAGCACGAAACGGATCCTGGACGAAGGCGTCGGATTTGTCCCCGAGGACCGCACCGAGGACGCCCTCATGAAGTCGTTCTCGGTCGCCGAAAACCTCGTTCTCGACCAACACGACCGCAGGCCTTTCGGCTCGGTAATCTCCCTTCACCCGGGCACGATCCGCACGCACGCTGAAAGCCAGGTCAAGGAGTTCGACATTCGTACGGCCGGAATTGACCTTCCCGTTGGCTCCCTCTCAGGTGGAAACCAGCAGAAGGTCGTGATGAGCCGCGCGCTTTCGCGCGACCTTTCGCTCTTCATCGCCTCGCAGCCCACACGCGGCGTTGACGTTGGTTCGATCGAGTTCCTCCACAAACGCATCGTTCTCGAACGAGACAAGGGAACCCCGGTCATCATCGTCTCGACCGAACTCGACGAGGTGTGCCAGCTTGCCGACCGCATCGCAGTGATGTACCGCGGTGAGATCCTCGGGATTGTGCCTGGAGACGAAAGCCGCGAAGTGCTGGGCCTCATGATGGCAGGCTATAGCGCCGAGGCGGCCCGCGAGGCCGTCGCTAACGGAACGGGAACGCTGAGTGAGAGCGCCCTGACCGAGGAAGGAGAGCTCTCGTGA
- a CDS encoding copper chaperone PCu(A)C has product MVALAGCSEQPEKDASSKAQQPSEAADAHDGSVKVSDAWVKAADPADTDMTAVFASLTYAGGAQESVRITGARCDAADMCMLHEVVTENGKSTMREAEGGFTLKAGESFMLEPGGPHIMLMGLTKPLAAGESIALTLEIEGMDDVDFTAIVKDFAGAEENYGDMGSDDGQ; this is encoded by the coding sequence ATGGTTGCTCTTGCCGGTTGTTCGGAACAGCCCGAGAAGGATGCCTCATCGAAGGCGCAGCAACCGTCGGAGGCCGCGGATGCTCACGATGGCAGCGTGAAGGTGAGCGACGCATGGGTGAAGGCAGCCGACCCCGCTGACACCGACATGACCGCAGTGTTCGCGTCCCTCACCTACGCGGGCGGTGCACAGGAGAGCGTGCGGATCACGGGTGCGCGTTGCGATGCGGCGGACATGTGCATGCTCCACGAGGTTGTGACAGAAAACGGTAAGAGCACGATGCGCGAAGCTGAGGGCGGATTCACGCTCAAGGCTGGCGAGAGCTTCATGCTCGAACCCGGTGGCCCGCACATCATGCTCATGGGGCTGACGAAGCCCCTTGCCGCTGGCGAGAGCATTGCGCTCACCCTCGAAATCGAGGGTATGGATGACGTGGACTTCACCGCAATCGTCAAGGACTTCGCAGGCGCCGAGGAAAACTATGGCGACATGGGCAGTGACGACGGCCAGTGA